In Marinobacter antarcticus, one genomic interval encodes:
- the ccoP gene encoding cytochrome-c oxidase, cbb3-type subunit III, which produces MSTFWSIWISVIVLGTVFGCWWLLFATRKSQTTDSETDRTMGHSFDGIEEYDNPLPKWWFYLFAATCIFALGYLALYPGLGNYKGLLGWTSTNQWEAEIAAADEKYGPIFAQYGQTPVIELSKNGDALKIGQRLFANNCSVCHGSAARGQVGFPNLTDDDWLWGGKPEAILETLHNGRMGNMPAKGVMPNMTNEQVDQVVNYVLSFSGREKDAAAAEAGQAVFAQACVACHGPEGKGMQALGAPNLTDNIWLYGSNYEWIKQTVLHGRQNQMPAQGGRLSGDQIQILAAYVYSLSN; this is translated from the coding sequence ATGAGTACCTTCTGGAGCATCTGGATCAGTGTGATCGTGCTCGGTACCGTCTTCGGCTGCTGGTGGCTGCTGTTTGCCACTCGTAAAAGCCAGACCACCGATTCAGAAACCGACCGCACTATGGGTCATTCCTTCGATGGCATCGAAGAGTATGATAATCCATTGCCTAAGTGGTGGTTTTATCTGTTTGCAGCTACCTGCATCTTTGCCCTCGGCTACCTGGCACTCTACCCGGGCCTGGGCAACTACAAGGGGTTGCTTGGCTGGACATCGACCAATCAGTGGGAGGCAGAAATTGCCGCAGCTGACGAGAAGTACGGTCCAATCTTTGCGCAATACGGTCAGACACCGGTAATAGAGCTGTCAAAGAACGGAGATGCGCTCAAGATTGGCCAACGTCTGTTCGCCAACAACTGCTCTGTTTGTCACGGCTCTGCTGCTCGCGGCCAGGTTGGTTTCCCCAATCTGACCGATGACGACTGGCTGTGGGGTGGCAAACCCGAGGCTATCCTGGAAACCCTGCACAACGGTCGAATGGGCAATATGCCAGCGAAAGGTGTAATGCCGAACATGACCAACGAACAGGTCGACCAAGTGGTCAACTACGTTCTGAGTTTCAGTGGTCGAGAAAAAGACGCTGCTGCGGCCGAAGCCGGCCAAGCCGTATTCGCCCAGGCCTGCGTAGCCTGCCACGGCCCCGAAGGCAAGGGCATGCAAGCACTTGGCGCTCCCAACCTGACAGACAACATCTGGCTGTATGGCTCCAACTACGAGTGGATCAAACAGACGGTTCTGCACGGTCGCCAGAACCAGATGCCCGCTCAGGGTGGTCGCCTATCCGGCGATCAGATCCAGATCCTGGCTGCATACGTTTACAGCCTGTCTAACTGA
- the ccoO gene encoding cytochrome-c oxidase, cbb3-type subunit II — MKHEIVEKNIGLMIVLIILTISGGFLAEVVPLFFLKSVNEPIDGLEPLSALELEGRDIYIREGCHVCHTQQIRPFRAETERYGHYSVAGEFVYDRPFLWGSKRTGPDLARVGGRYSDAWQRQHLYNPRSVVPESNMPAFPWLFEDVVDHNGTAAKLSAMQTLGVPYTDEQIAGAADQLEGKFEIEALLAYLQQLGTVLSDKR; from the coding sequence ATGAAACACGAAATAGTTGAAAAGAACATTGGTCTGATGATCGTGCTGATCATCCTGACCATCAGTGGTGGTTTTCTGGCCGAAGTGGTTCCACTGTTCTTCCTGAAGAGCGTCAACGAACCCATTGACGGTCTTGAGCCTCTGTCAGCGCTGGAACTGGAAGGCCGTGACATCTACATTCGCGAAGGCTGTCATGTCTGCCACACCCAGCAGATCCGTCCGTTCCGCGCAGAAACCGAGCGCTACGGCCACTATTCCGTCGCGGGCGAATTCGTATACGATCGCCCGTTCCTGTGGGGTTCCAAGCGCACGGGGCCGGACTTGGCCCGTGTTGGCGGCCGCTATTCAGATGCCTGGCAACGCCAGCACCTGTATAACCCGCGCAGCGTGGTTCCTGAGTCCAACATGCCTGCTTTCCCATGGCTGTTCGAAGATGTGGTAGATCATAACGGTACCGCAGCCAAGCTGTCCGCCATGCAGACGCTGGGTGTGCCCTACACTGACGAGCAGATCGCCGGTGCAGCTGATCAACTGGAAGGCAAGTTTGAAATCGAGGCCCTGCTCGCCTATCTGCAGCAGCTGGGTACCGTACTTTCAGACAAACGGTGA
- the ccoN gene encoding cytochrome-c oxidase, cbb3-type subunit I: MSTQNPNLTYNYKVVRQFAIMTVVWGIVGMALGVLIAAQLVWPSLNLDLPFTHFGRLRPLHTNAVIFGFGGSALFATSYYVVQRTCQTRLISDKLAAFTFWGWTAIIVSAAITLPMGLTSTKEYAELEWPIDIAIAVVWVTYALVFFGTITKRSTPHIYVANWFYGAFILTIAVLHIGNNLALPVSAFKSYSAYAGVTDAMMQWWYGHNAVGFFLTAGFLGMMYYFVPKQAERPVYSYRLSIVHFWALIATYVWAGGHHLHYSALPDWAQTASMVMSLILLAPSWGGMINGMMTLSGAWHKLRTDPILRFLVVSLSFYGMSTFEGPMMSIKTVNALSHNTDWTIGHVHSGALGWVAMISIGAIYHLIPKLWGLKDMYSTSLINVHFWLATVGTVLYIVAMWVNGIMQGLMWRAINEDGTLTYSFVEALEASYPGYFVRFLGGVIFLTGMLIMAYNFYMTVRQKEAAAQDHAAVQAA; this comes from the coding sequence ATGAGCACACAAAATCCGAACCTGACATATAACTACAAGGTGGTGAGACAGTTCGCCATCATGACAGTGGTATGGGGTATTGTTGGCATGGCACTGGGCGTGTTGATTGCAGCACAACTGGTTTGGCCATCCCTCAACCTCGATCTGCCGTTCACCCATTTTGGTCGCCTCCGACCATTGCATACCAACGCCGTTATATTCGGTTTTGGTGGTAGTGCCCTGTTTGCGACATCATATTATGTGGTTCAGCGAACCTGCCAGACACGCCTGATTTCTGACAAACTTGCGGCTTTTACCTTTTGGGGCTGGACAGCGATTATTGTTTCAGCAGCAATTACCCTGCCGATGGGTTTGACCAGCACCAAGGAATACGCAGAACTGGAGTGGCCAATTGATATCGCCATTGCTGTAGTCTGGGTTACTTACGCTCTGGTGTTCTTTGGCACCATTACCAAGCGCAGCACTCCACACATCTACGTTGCCAACTGGTTCTACGGCGCCTTCATTCTTACCATCGCCGTACTGCATATCGGGAATAACCTGGCACTGCCGGTCAGTGCTTTCAAGTCCTACTCGGCTTATGCCGGCGTTACTGACGCGATGATGCAGTGGTGGTACGGCCATAACGCCGTAGGCTTCTTCCTCACTGCCGGCTTCCTTGGCATGATGTACTACTTCGTTCCCAAACAAGCCGAGCGCCCGGTTTATTCCTATCGTCTGTCCATCGTGCACTTCTGGGCACTGATCGCTACCTACGTATGGGCCGGTGGCCACCACCTGCACTACTCGGCTCTGCCAGACTGGGCCCAGACTGCCAGTATGGTCATGTCTCTGATCCTTCTTGCTCCGTCCTGGGGTGGCATGATCAACGGTATGATGACCCTGTCCGGCGCATGGCACAAACTGCGCACCGACCCCATCCTCCGCTTTCTGGTGGTTTCCCTGTCGTTCTACGGCATGTCTACCTTTGAAGGCCCGATGATGTCTATCAAGACAGTGAACGCTCTGTCCCACAACACAGACTGGACCATAGGGCACGTGCACTCCGGCGCTCTGGGCTGGGTTGCGATGATCAGTATCGGTGCGATTTACCACCTGATTCCCAAACTCTGGGGTCTCAAGGACATGTACAGCACCAGCCTGATCAACGTGCACTTCTGGCTGGCGACAGTCGGTACCGTACTGTACATCGTTGCAATGTGGGTCAACGGCATCATGCAGGGCCTGATGTGGCGAGCCATTAACGAAGACGGCACCCTTACCTACAGCTTTGTGGAAGCTCTTGAGGCATCCTACCCGGGCTATTTTGTGCGCTTCCTCGGCGGCGTTATCTTCCTCACCGGCATGCTGATTATGGCCTATAACTTCTATATGACCGTGCGCCAGAAAGAAGCGGCTGCCCAAGACCACGCAGCAGTTCAGGCAGCTTAA
- a CDS encoding CcoQ/FixQ family Cbb3-type cytochrome c oxidase assembly chaperone produces MDINELRGIHTLLVMAVFIGIIWWAFSAHRKKANEEAAHLPFDDDEVDKRTLAQEKTEKKQ; encoded by the coding sequence ATGGATATTAACGAGTTACGCGGCATTCATACCCTTTTAGTGATGGCGGTTTTTATCGGCATCATCTGGTGGGCTTTCAGCGCTCATCGTAAAAAGGCAAACGAAGAAGCTGCCCACCTTCCGTTCGACGATGACGAGGTGGATAAGCGTACTCTTGCACAGGAAAAAACGGAGAAAAAACAATGA